Proteins encoded in a region of the Devosia sp. RR2S18 genome:
- a CDS encoding glycosyltransferase family 2 protein translates to MSLAFVIPAYNEEVLIGKCLESVVAEVARSGREAGIIVVNNASTDRTGEIARSFPTVRVVDEPKKGLVNARDAGFAASEGYDLIANIDSDTIVPEGWLDTVYREFEQDPKLVCLSGPYVYYDMAPFNRFLVNGFYGLTKLIYLVNRFVLRVGSVVQGGNFVFKRAAWEKVGGYDRSIEFFGEDTDVAVRLSKVGGVKWTFALKMKTSGRRLEKEGVFRTAGTYTLNFFWVTFRGKPVTKEYKDIRPD, encoded by the coding sequence ATGAGCCTGGCCTTCGTGATACCGGCCTACAACGAAGAGGTGCTGATCGGGAAGTGTCTTGAATCGGTAGTAGCGGAAGTCGCGCGCTCTGGCCGCGAAGCTGGCATAATTGTGGTGAACAATGCCTCGACCGACCGAACCGGTGAAATCGCCCGTAGCTTCCCAACGGTGCGCGTCGTTGATGAGCCGAAGAAGGGGCTGGTCAACGCGCGCGACGCGGGCTTCGCCGCCAGTGAAGGCTATGATCTGATCGCCAACATCGACAGTGACACCATTGTACCCGAGGGGTGGCTCGATACGGTCTACCGCGAGTTCGAGCAGGATCCCAAACTTGTCTGCCTGAGTGGTCCTTACGTCTACTACGACATGGCCCCGTTCAACCGCTTCCTGGTCAACGGCTTCTATGGCCTCACCAAACTGATTTATCTGGTGAACCGGTTCGTTCTCCGCGTTGGTTCGGTGGTTCAGGGCGGCAATTTTGTTTTCAAGCGAGCGGCGTGGGAAAAGGTTGGCGGCTACGATCGATCCATCGAATTTTTCGGCGAGGATACGGACGTCGCCGTCCGTCTATCTAAGGTTGGCGGTGTCAAATGGACGTTCGCCCTCAAGATGAAAACCTCGGGCCGCCGGCTTGAGAAGGAAGGGGTGTTCCGCACAGCGGGCACTTACACGCTGAATTTCTTTTGGGTGACGTTCCGCGGCAAGCCAGTCACCAAGGAATACAAGGACATTCGCCCAGACTAG
- a CDS encoding sulfite oxidase-like oxidoreductase, giving the protein MPDESKLTRTKQKWAEEARFITGRQSRPEEDRLPPGQHLVKNWPVLDIGLEPVIDLPNWRLDIRGLVDAPTSLKWEGFLALPQTEKLSDIHCVTSWTRYDNTWKGLSTQELAARVGLSPEARFAILTCEDGYTTNLALSDFLVEDAILAHSWEGEPLTAEHGGPVRLVVPHLYFWKSPKWLRRIEFTAEDKPGFWEVRGYHNRGDPWLEERYS; this is encoded by the coding sequence ATGCCAGACGAGAGCAAGCTCACTCGGACAAAGCAGAAATGGGCAGAGGAGGCTCGTTTCATCACTGGTCGCCAAAGCCGGCCCGAGGAGGACCGGCTTCCGCCGGGGCAGCACCTCGTCAAGAACTGGCCGGTCCTGGACATCGGCCTTGAACCCGTCATCGACTTGCCTAACTGGCGGCTGGACATCCGTGGTCTTGTGGATGCTCCCACCAGCTTGAAGTGGGAGGGGTTCCTCGCCCTGCCCCAGACAGAAAAGCTCTCGGACATCCACTGCGTCACCAGCTGGACAAGATATGACAACACGTGGAAAGGCCTATCCACCCAGGAACTTGCAGCCCGTGTCGGGCTGTCGCCTGAGGCGCGATTTGCCATCCTCACATGTGAAGACGGGTACACGACGAACCTGGCGCTATCAGACTTTCTCGTGGAAGACGCCATTCTGGCGCACAGCTGGGAAGGTGAGCCGTTGACCGCCGAACATGGCGGACCGGTGCGGCTGGTCGTTCCGCATCTCTACTTCTGGAAAAGCCCGAAATGGTTGCGCCGGATCGAGTTCACTGCAGAAGACAAACCCGGCTTCTGGGAAGTCCGAGGCTATCACAATCGCGGCGACCCGTGGCTGGAGGAGCGCTACTCGTGA
- a CDS encoding ion channel: MVAEQQETAEADDSPARRHWFARVRSRLRLLYHSQAGYAQRFQASVLIVDLAIIIFFIASPLLRDSEAFLWIDYSVAALLAADFIARALASTDIRRWLRQIPVIIDIFILVTLLAPTWLLNLGFLRIMRLWTLTRTRIFWRPLEKRGLLEYQEPIQAMINLFVFVFMVTGFVYTAFVRQGAGITGYVDALYFTVTTMTTTGFGDITLPGTWGKLTSVVIMIMGISLFVRLAQAIFRPRKVHFPCPECGLQKHDPDAVHCKACGHILNIPNSGSY, from the coding sequence ATGGTCGCAGAACAACAAGAAACCGCAGAGGCGGACGATTCCCCCGCGCGACGGCACTGGTTTGCCCGGGTACGCTCTCGCCTGCGCCTGCTCTACCACAGCCAAGCTGGGTACGCGCAGCGCTTCCAGGCGTCGGTGCTGATCGTCGATTTGGCGATCATCATCTTCTTTATAGCCTCACCACTCCTACGGGATTCGGAAGCCTTCCTGTGGATCGACTATTCCGTTGCAGCCCTGCTAGCGGCGGACTTCATCGCGCGGGCTCTAGCCAGCACCGACATCAGGCGCTGGCTCCGCCAAATACCGGTGATCATCGACATCTTCATCTTGGTCACCCTGCTTGCGCCGACTTGGCTGCTGAATCTAGGCTTCCTCCGGATCATGCGGCTGTGGACGCTGACCCGTACTCGCATCTTCTGGCGTCCTCTCGAAAAGCGCGGTCTCTTGGAGTATCAAGAGCCCATCCAGGCCATGATCAACCTGTTTGTGTTCGTCTTCATGGTGACCGGGTTTGTCTACACGGCGTTCGTGCGCCAAGGAGCTGGCATCACGGGATACGTGGATGCGCTTTATTTCACCGTCACGACCATGACCACCACCGGGTTCGGCGACATCACCTTGCCTGGAACATGGGGCAAGCTCACCTCGGTCGTCATCATGATCATGGGCATTTCGCTCTTCGTGCGGCTTGCCCAAGCTATCTTCCGCCCGCGCAAGGTTCACTTTCCCTGCCCCGAATGCGGCCTGCAAAAACATGATCCCGACGCGGTCCACTGCAAGGCATGCGGGCACATTCTCAACATACCCAATAGCGGGTCCTATTAG
- a CDS encoding sensor histidine kinase, whose amino-acid sequence MLSADFVIATAIGYVGLLFVLAYFGDRRARTNQRSWLHSPAVYTLSISVYCTSWTFYGAVGNAARSGLEFLTIYMGPTLVFVGWWFLLRRLVRISHNQRITSLADLLSSRFGKSNRLAVLVTILAVIGIAPYIALQLKAVTSSIQAIAGSSEFGQGSLRGIDDVTLALGVAAGMALFTILFGTRHVDAKEQHHGVVAAIAFEAVVKLTALLAVGIFVVFIGGGLDGIFAKAAAAGITIDPENSFDDRWVTTMFLSVAAIVCLPRQFQVTVVENSDESHLRVAAWAFPAYMLLMSIFILPIAMYGLTTMPAGANPDMFALTLPLAAGQDSLALFAFIGGFSSATSMIILESIALSIMVSNHIVMPLALRLGAGQGSDGRGVKSLLLRARRFSILLILSLGFFYFFFTRDSDALAPIGLISFTAIAQFFPAVLAALFWREASQKGAIAAISVGSVVWFWCSFLPSFESFSPAVSATMRDGPWGISWLRPEAMFGMDGLDPLSHAAFWSLSLNVLTLVTVSLLTNQSALERIQASVFVDVFRRPTAAGNFVRGSATANDLYFVAERVLGETRAVTLFETAAQGSGVEPDRLDPSPDFIGKLERELAGSIGAASAHVMLSKVVSGRDVSLEEVMQMADETQQVIEYSQELERTSSELRTTALKLEEANAQLRQLDSQKDEFLSQVSHEVRTPMTSIRSFSEILLQPEALDEGQRQRFVATIHQESLRLTRLLDEILDLSALERGERSWTNAPTDAEAALDRALLVCDALLSQRGMTVERGRRAKPVMVNGDSDRLCQVFINLISNAVKYNDASNPIMQISSVVRSGRYLVDIADNGPGVAKAERKLIFEKFARGERGSEQSGAGLGLAISRQIIAGMNGSLELVPGQLAGACFRVKLAVIR is encoded by the coding sequence CAGCGGCCTCGAGTTCCTCACCATCTATATGGGGCCGACGCTGGTCTTCGTCGGCTGGTGGTTCCTACTTCGGCGACTCGTGCGCATCAGCCATAATCAGCGGATCACCTCCCTTGCCGATCTGCTGTCCTCGAGGTTCGGCAAATCCAATCGGCTTGCCGTGCTGGTTACCATTCTTGCGGTGATTGGAATTGCTCCGTACATCGCGCTGCAACTCAAGGCGGTGACATCATCCATCCAGGCCATCGCAGGCTCATCGGAGTTCGGTCAAGGCAGCCTGCGCGGCATAGATGACGTGACGCTTGCCTTGGGCGTTGCCGCGGGAATGGCGCTTTTCACTATCCTTTTCGGCACCCGACATGTGGATGCCAAGGAGCAGCATCACGGCGTCGTGGCAGCGATCGCTTTCGAGGCGGTGGTAAAGCTCACCGCATTGCTCGCCGTTGGCATCTTTGTGGTGTTCATTGGTGGTGGCCTGGATGGGATCTTCGCTAAGGCCGCCGCTGCTGGCATCACCATCGACCCCGAGAACAGTTTTGATGACCGCTGGGTCACGACCATGTTCCTGTCGGTTGCCGCCATTGTATGCTTGCCACGGCAGTTTCAGGTCACGGTGGTCGAGAACTCCGACGAGAGCCACCTTCGCGTCGCTGCCTGGGCGTTTCCCGCCTATATGCTGCTGATGAGCATCTTTATCCTGCCTATCGCGATGTATGGGCTCACCACCATGCCCGCGGGAGCCAACCCGGACATGTTTGCACTGACGCTGCCGCTTGCTGCGGGTCAGGACAGTTTGGCATTGTTTGCCTTTATCGGCGGGTTTTCATCCGCGACTTCCATGATCATCCTGGAGTCGATCGCGCTATCAATAATGGTTTCAAACCATATCGTGATGCCCCTGGCTTTGCGGCTTGGCGCCGGGCAGGGCAGCGACGGCCGCGGGGTAAAGAGCCTGCTGCTCAGGGCGCGACGTTTCTCAATTCTGCTGATCCTGTCGCTGGGCTTCTTCTACTTCTTCTTCACGCGGGACTCCGATGCGCTGGCGCCAATCGGGCTGATCTCGTTCACGGCCATTGCACAGTTTTTCCCGGCTGTTCTAGCCGCGCTGTTCTGGCGAGAGGCTTCACAGAAGGGGGCGATTGCCGCAATTTCTGTTGGCTCCGTGGTCTGGTTCTGGTGCAGTTTCCTGCCCTCCTTCGAAAGCTTTTCGCCTGCTGTGTCGGCAACGATGCGGGACGGCCCCTGGGGGATCTCCTGGCTGCGTCCGGAGGCCATGTTCGGGATGGACGGGCTCGATCCGCTCTCCCATGCCGCCTTTTGGAGCCTCAGCTTGAATGTGTTGACGCTCGTGACGGTGTCGTTGCTCACCAATCAGTCGGCGCTAGAGCGAATACAGGCCAGCGTATTTGTTGATGTCTTCCGCCGGCCCACGGCTGCGGGCAATTTCGTACGAGGATCGGCGACAGCAAACGATCTCTATTTCGTTGCGGAACGTGTGCTCGGCGAAACTCGTGCAGTGACCTTGTTCGAGACGGCGGCCCAGGGAAGCGGGGTCGAACCCGACCGGCTCGATCCTTCACCTGACTTTATTGGCAAGCTGGAGCGTGAACTGGCCGGTTCCATCGGAGCGGCTTCGGCCCATGTGATGTTGTCGAAGGTGGTTTCCGGCCGCGACGTTTCGCTTGAGGAAGTCATGCAAATGGCCGATGAAACTCAGCAGGTTATCGAGTACTCGCAAGAGCTTGAGAGAACTTCTTCTGAATTACGTACAACTGCACTGAAGTTGGAGGAAGCCAATGCGCAACTGCGCCAGCTCGACAGCCAGAAGGATGAGTTCCTGAGCCAAGTGAGCCACGAAGTGCGCACACCCATGACCTCCATCCGATCGTTCTCTGAGATATTGCTGCAGCCCGAAGCGTTGGACGAGGGGCAGCGGCAACGCTTCGTTGCCACTATCCACCAGGAGAGTCTGCGACTTACCCGGCTTCTCGATGAAATCCTGGACTTATCGGCGTTGGAGCGGGGTGAACGCAGTTGGACGAATGCGCCGACAGATGCCGAGGCTGCGCTTGACCGAGCCCTTTTGGTTTGTGACGCCTTGCTGAGCCAACGAGGCATGACGGTCGAACGCGGACGCCGCGCCAAGCCGGTCATGGTCAATGGTGATAGCGACCGCCTGTGTCAGGTCTTCATCAATCTCATCTCGAACGCCGTGAAGTACAACGATGCCAGCAACCCAATCATGCAGATCAGTTCCGTCGTGCGCTCCGGCCGCTATCTCGTCGACATTGCTGATAATGGACCCGGCGTAGCCAAGGCGGAGCGCAAGCTCATCTTCGAGAAATTTGCGCGGGGCGAGCGAGGCTCGGAGCAGAGCGGGGCAGGGTTGGGCCTTGCCATCTCGCGCCAGATCATCGCGGGAATGAACGGGTCTCTCGAGCTCGTGCCTGGACAGCTCGCGGGGGCTTGCTTCCGGGTAAAGCTCGCGGTTATTCGCTAA